One part of the Methanobacterium petrolearium genome encodes these proteins:
- a CDS encoding AsnC family protein — MNENEKKTDTVEIDDIDRKIISLFNEDGRMSYRKIAKRL; from the coding sequence ATGAACGAAAATGAAAAAAAGACAGATACAGTGGAAATTGATGATATAGATCGTAAAATCATTAGTTTGTTTAACGAAGATGGTAGAATGTCTTATAGAAAGATCGCCAAACGTCTTG